One Pseudomonas rhizophila DNA window includes the following coding sequences:
- the cueR gene encoding Cu(I)-responsive transcriptional regulator yields the protein MNIGQAARQSGLSAKMIRYYESIGLLKAAHRTDSGYRIYGADDLHTLAFIKRSRDLGFSLEEVGKLLTLWQDRQRASADVKALARQHIDELNQKIRELAELRDTLQDLVEHCHGDHRPDCPILKELASGCCEKTVHA from the coding sequence ATGAACATCGGCCAAGCGGCCCGCCAGAGCGGCCTGAGTGCGAAGATGATCCGGTACTACGAATCCATTGGCCTGCTCAAGGCGGCTCATCGCACCGACAGCGGCTACCGGATCTACGGTGCCGATGACCTGCACACCCTGGCCTTTATCAAGCGCTCCCGGGACCTTGGGTTTTCATTGGAAGAGGTCGGCAAATTGCTGACCCTCTGGCAGGACCGCCAACGTGCCAGCGCCGACGTCAAGGCCTTGGCCCGGCAACACATCGACGAACTGAACCAGAAAATCCGCGAACTGGCCGAACTGCGCGACACCCTCCAGGACCTGGTGGAACACTGCCACGGCGACCACCGCCCGGACTGCCCGATTCTCAAGGAACTGGCGTCGGGGTGTTGCGAGAAGACAGTGCATGCTTGA